In Bacteroidota bacterium, one genomic interval encodes:
- the pdeM gene encoding ligase-associated DNA damage response endonuclease PdeM, protein MSVSIFAAGEELLLLPERAVYRPSLKQLLVADLHLGKATHFRKAGIAVPHAAHTQTLQRLQTLAEMYDAESIAVLGDFFHSHINTEWEMFTQWMNEMHIPVHLITGNHDLHLLRNNPVSGTELCGDEFYSPPFVYRHHPENETDKRGYFRIAGHVHPGYLLRGKARQRVSLPCFLLQPHQLVLPAFGEFTGKEIITPEENDRVFVIAGDTVCEVPGE, encoded by the coding sequence ATGAGTGTGTCGATTTTTGCAGCCGGCGAAGAATTGTTGCTGTTGCCGGAGAGAGCGGTGTACAGGCCTTCGCTAAAACAACTTCTGGTGGCCGATCTCCATTTGGGGAAAGCCACACACTTCCGCAAAGCAGGTATTGCCGTGCCGCATGCGGCGCATACACAAACGCTGCAGCGCCTGCAAACACTGGCTGAGATGTATGATGCAGAAAGCATTGCCGTATTGGGCGATTTCTTTCACAGCCACATCAACACCGAGTGGGAAATGTTTACGCAATGGATGAACGAAATGCACATTCCCGTTCACCTCATTACAGGTAACCACGATTTACACTTGCTGCGCAACAACCCGGTTTCGGGTACTGAATTATGCGGTGATGAATTTTATTCTCCTCCGTTTGTTTACCGTCATCACCCGGAAAATGAAACTGATAAACGCGGTTACTTCCGTATTGCAGGACATGTACACCCCGGTTATTTGTTGCGTGGAAAGGCACGCCAGCGTGTGTCACTTCCGTGTTTTCTCCTTCAGCCGCATCAGCTTGTATTGCCTGCGTTTGGTGAGTTTACGGGGAAAGAAATAATTACGCCGGAGGAGAATGACCGTGTGTTTGTGATTGCGGGTGATACGGTGTGTGAAGTACCCGGAGAATAA
- a CDS encoding ligase-associated DNA damage response DEXH box helicase yields MKAVTAIQIFEGWFKRRKWKIFPFQREVFEAYTAGQSGLLNAPTGSGKTYAVWLPVICEAAQRREKKATGLRCLWITPVRSLARDVRTAMQTACDEINLPWQVAIRTGDTSAAEKQKQKKALPQGLVITPESLHILLSQKGYEKLFEQLETVVVDEWHELLGNKRGTQVELALSRLKALRPEIRIWGISATIGNMEEARTVLLGKDSSRHAMIKAGEQKKITVTTILPDKIDNFPWAGHLGVKLLQKAVPVIEASRTTLIFTNTRAQAEIWYQQLLEVAPQLAGQLALHHGSLSTEIRNWVEDALHAGILKAVVCTSSLDLGVDFRPVDTVIQIGGPKGVARFLQRAGRSGHQPGAESKIWFLPAHALELMEASALRTAAQSGRIEARVPVLRAWDVLAQYLVTLAVGSGFNASSILAEVRTTHAFAEMTDDEWNRVMEFIISGGPSLKAYSEYAKVVRGDDGNYYVADQRIARRHRFSIGTILSSGMLTVKFISGGYIGSVEEYFIAQLKPGDTFYFSGRTLELVMIKDMKVLVRASKAKKALVPQYMGGRMPLSSQLSELMREKMTQIHRGIAEDEELKMLLPLFQRQNELSLLPSQNQFLIEVCVSREGQHLFFYTFDGRQVNEGLAALVAWRLSRIQPLTFSIAMNDYGFELLTDSELDWKKHINRELFSSENLIEHIQHGLNASEMASRRFRGIAQIAGLTFSGYPGNEKKTRHLQASSKLFFEVFREHEPDHLLLRQAYEEVLLEQLDEVRLRKLLNRLEHQELVVNYTTQPSPFAFPIMVERIREKLSTEKLEDRVQRMIKQLEKEATR; encoded by the coding sequence ATGAAAGCGGTAACAGCCATACAAATTTTCGAAGGCTGGTTCAAACGCCGGAAATGGAAAATATTTCCGTTTCAGCGTGAAGTGTTTGAGGCATATACAGCCGGACAAAGCGGCCTGCTGAATGCACCAACCGGCAGCGGGAAAACGTATGCAGTGTGGCTTCCGGTAATTTGCGAAGCGGCACAACGGCGTGAGAAAAAGGCCACAGGTCTGCGCTGTTTGTGGATTACACCTGTACGCTCGCTTGCCCGTGATGTACGCACAGCCATGCAAACCGCCTGCGATGAAATCAATTTGCCCTGGCAGGTGGCCATTCGCACCGGCGATACTTCGGCAGCCGAAAAGCAAAAGCAGAAAAAGGCATTGCCGCAGGGATTGGTGATTACACCGGAAAGCCTGCATATTCTGCTTTCGCAAAAAGGCTACGAAAAACTGTTTGAGCAGCTTGAAACGGTGGTGGTGGATGAATGGCATGAACTGCTGGGCAACAAACGCGGCACGCAGGTAGAACTTGCTTTGTCGCGGCTGAAAGCATTGCGGCCGGAAATACGCATCTGGGGAATTTCGGCCACAATTGGGAATATGGAAGAAGCCAGAACGGTTTTGCTGGGAAAAGACAGCAGCCGGCATGCAATGATAAAGGCCGGTGAGCAGAAAAAGATAACCGTAACTACTATTCTTCCCGACAAGATTGACAACTTCCCCTGGGCCGGGCATCTTGGCGTAAAACTGCTTCAAAAGGCGGTACCGGTTATTGAGGCTTCGCGCACCACGCTCATTTTCACCAACACGCGTGCGCAGGCCGAAATCTGGTACCAGCAATTGCTGGAAGTGGCGCCGCAACTGGCCGGACAGCTGGCCTTGCATCACGGTTCATTGAGTACCGAAATACGCAACTGGGTGGAAGATGCCCTGCACGCAGGCATTCTCAAAGCCGTGGTGTGTACATCCAGCCTTGATCTGGGTGTGGATTTCAGGCCGGTAGATACGGTGATACAGATTGGCGGGCCTAAAGGAGTGGCGCGCTTTTTACAGCGGGCAGGCCGCAGCGGGCATCAGCCGGGCGCTGAAAGTAAAATCTGGTTTTTGCCCGCGCATGCACTTGAACTGATGGAAGCATCGGCGCTGCGCACGGCTGCACAAAGCGGGCGCATCGAAGCACGTGTGCCCGTATTGCGTGCGTGGGATGTACTGGCGCAATACCTTGTTACGCTGGCCGTGGGCAGCGGTTTTAATGCTTCTTCGATTCTTGCCGAAGTGCGCACCACACATGCATTTGCCGAAATGACCGACGATGAGTGGAACCGTGTAATGGAATTCATCATAAGCGGCGGCCCTTCGCTGAAAGCCTACAGCGAATATGCAAAAGTGGTGCGCGGCGATGATGGCAATTACTACGTAGCTGATCAGCGTATTGCGCGGCGGCATCGGTTCAGCATTGGTACAATTCTGAGCAGTGGCATGCTTACGGTGAAATTTATCAGCGGCGGCTACATTGGTTCGGTGGAAGAATATTTTATTGCACAGCTCAAACCCGGCGATACATTTTACTTTTCGGGCCGTACGCTTGAGCTTGTAATGATAAAAGACATGAAAGTACTGGTGCGTGCATCAAAAGCTAAAAAAGCACTTGTGCCGCAATATATGGGCGGCCGCATGCCGCTCTCATCGCAGCTTTCGGAACTGATGCGTGAAAAAATGACGCAGATACACCGGGGTATAGCAGAAGATGAGGAACTGAAAATGCTGCTGCCTTTATTCCAGCGGCAGAATGAACTCTCGCTGCTTCCGTCGCAAAATCAGTTTTTAATAGAAGTATGCGTATCGCGGGAGGGACAACATCTTTTCTTTTATACGTTCGACGGGCGGCAGGTAAACGAAGGCCTTGCCGCGCTGGTGGCCTGGCGACTGAGCCGCATACAGCCGCTTACCTTTTCAATTGCCATGAACGATTATGGTTTTGAACTGCTCACCGATAGCGAACTGGACTGGAAAAAACACATCAACCGCGAGCTGTTCTCGTCCGAAAACCTGATTGAGCATATACAGCATGGCCTTAATGCATCGGAAATGGCCAGCCGCCGGTTCAGAGGTATTGCCCAAATTGCCGGACTCACATTCAGCGGCTATCCGGGCAATGAAAAGAAAACGCGGCACCTGCAGGCTTCGTCGAAACTGTTTTTCGAGGTGTTTCGTGAACACGAGCCCGATCATTTACTGCTCAGGCAGGCGTATGAAGAAGTGCTTCTTGAACAGCTCGACGAAGTACGTTTACGCAAACTGTTAAACCGCCTCGAACATCAGGAGCTTGTGGTTAATTACACCACGCAACCATCGCCATTTGCATTTCCGATTATGGTTGAACGCATACGTGAGAAGCTGAGCACGGAAAAACTGGAAGACCGTGTACAGCGCATGATTAAACAGCTTGAAAAGGAGGCCACGCGATGA
- a CDS encoding ATP-dependent DNA ligase, translating into MKQFAVLIEALDQTNKTSEKTDALAAYFGKAPHADCLRAVALLSGRKPKSLVKSSLLRLWAAETAGIDQWLFEESYHVAGDMAETIALLIPQTTEAGHIGLEEFMQQLISLRSADDETKKQFITRCWREFDYYEKFVFNKLITGGFRIGVAQQLVVRALARVLQMSEAAITHRLMGNWQPETTTFENLLLNDSNTDRLSQPYPFCLAYALDVPFDELGAPQAWQAEWKWDGIRGQIVRRGNELFVWSRGEELVTDMFPEFKALLELLPDGTVADGEIIPWKDNRPLPFHVMQQRNGRKNITAKILKEAPIVFLAYDLLEVEGYDLRQQPLSERRTLLQQLAQRAGIESVFKLSPQLVFNSWEELTVLRNDARNQFSEGLMLKRLDSVYETGRKRGSWWKWKVDPFTVDAVLIYAQRGHGRRANLYTDYTFAVRDGDTLVPFAKAYSGLTDEEIKEVDAFVKRNTVDKFGPVRSVKAELVFELAFEGINPSPRHRSGVALRFPRISRWRKDKAVQDADSIETLRTLLKLYADKPTGE; encoded by the coding sequence ATGAAACAGTTTGCCGTACTCATCGAAGCCCTTGACCAAACCAACAAAACCAGCGAAAAAACCGATGCGCTGGCAGCCTACTTTGGCAAAGCTCCGCATGCAGATTGCCTTCGTGCCGTGGCTTTACTCTCGGGCCGAAAACCCAAAAGCCTTGTTAAATCTTCGCTGCTGCGGCTCTGGGCTGCCGAAACTGCCGGTATCGACCAGTGGCTCTTCGAAGAAAGCTACCACGTGGCCGGCGATATGGCCGAAACGATAGCCCTGCTCATTCCGCAAACCACAGAGGCCGGACACATCGGCCTCGAGGAATTTATGCAGCAACTCATCAGCCTGCGCAGCGCCGACGATGAAACCAAAAAACAATTCATTACCCGCTGCTGGCGCGAGTTTGATTACTACGAAAAATTTGTTTTCAATAAACTCATCACCGGCGGATTTCGCATTGGCGTGGCGCAGCAACTGGTTGTACGTGCACTGGCACGTGTGCTGCAAATGAGCGAGGCTGCAATTACGCACCGCCTCATGGGTAACTGGCAGCCGGAAACAACTACGTTTGAAAATCTTCTGCTCAACGATTCCAATACCGACCGGCTCTCCCAGCCTTATCCGTTTTGCCTTGCCTATGCGCTTGATGTGCCTTTCGATGAATTGGGCGCTCCACAAGCCTGGCAGGCCGAATGGAAATGGGACGGTATTCGCGGACAAATTGTGCGGCGCGGCAATGAATTGTTTGTTTGGTCGCGCGGGGAAGAACTGGTTACCGATATGTTTCCGGAATTCAAAGCCCTGCTTGAATTACTTCCCGACGGCACTGTGGCCGACGGCGAAATTATTCCGTGGAAAGACAACCGTCCCCTGCCCTTTCATGTAATGCAGCAGCGGAACGGCCGGAAAAACATTACCGCTAAAATTCTGAAAGAAGCTCCTATTGTTTTTCTTGCCTATGATTTGCTGGAGGTTGAAGGCTACGACCTCAGACAGCAGCCTCTTTCGGAAAGAAGAACGCTGCTGCAACAACTTGCACAACGAGCTGGCATCGAATCGGTATTCAAATTATCACCGCAATTAGTATTTAACAGTTGGGAAGAATTAACGGTATTACGCAATGATGCACGCAACCAGTTCAGCGAAGGCCTGATGCTGAAACGACTTGATTCTGTTTACGAAACAGGCCGCAAACGCGGAAGCTGGTGGAAATGGAAAGTAGATCCGTTTACGGTTGATGCGGTGCTGATTTATGCACAGCGCGGTCACGGACGGCGGGCTAATCTTTATACCGATTATACATTTGCCGTGCGCGACGGTGATACACTGGTGCCTTTTGCGAAAGCCTACTCAGGACTTACTGACGAAGAAATAAAAGAAGTGGATGCTTTTGTAAAACGCAACACGGTTGACAAATTTGGTCCGGTACGAAGTGTGAAAGCAGAGCTGGTATTTGAGCTGGCGTTCGAAGGCATTAACCCTTCACCACGTCACCGCTCGGGTGTGGCGCTTCGTTTTCCGCGTATCAGCCGCTGGCGAAAAGACAAAGCCGTGCAGGATGCCGATAGTATTGAAACGCTGCGCACGCTGTTGAAACTGTATGCCGATAAACCCACAGGCGAATGA
- a CDS encoding ligase-associated DNA damage response exonuclease: MRLLEFTSLGIYCAPGRFYIDPWRPVEHALITHAHSDHSRWGMKNYLAHHISVPVMKQRLGSGISVQATEYYETHHINGVTVSFHPAGHIPGSSQIRVEYKGEVWVASGDYKLGADGISTPFEPVRCHTFISESTFGLPLYHWKPQAEIVREINAWWQQCAADGKTALIYGYALGKAQRIMQAVDESIGPIYVHGAVHSMNEALREGGLALRTPRQLTASVSKAELRGALVIAPPSGGNEAWLNRLLPCSTAGASGWMGLRGARRRMAYDRGFVLSDHADWAQLNTAVEACQCERVIVTHGYTSVFARWLQGKGLKAEEAKTEYAGELAETDAAETVTTDTKPE, from the coding sequence ATGCGATTGCTTGAATTTACCTCATTGGGTATTTATTGTGCGCCGGGCCGTTTTTACATCGACCCCTGGCGGCCGGTTGAGCATGCACTTATCACACATGCACATTCCGATCATTCACGCTGGGGAATGAAAAATTATCTGGCCCATCATATTTCAGTGCCGGTAATGAAGCAGCGGCTGGGAAGCGGAATTTCGGTGCAGGCCACAGAATACTACGAAACGCATCATATCAATGGTGTTACAGTTTCGTTTCATCCGGCAGGCCATATTCCCGGCTCATCACAGATACGGGTGGAATACAAAGGCGAAGTGTGGGTGGCTTCGGGCGACTACAAGCTTGGTGCCGACGGAATCAGCACGCCGTTTGAGCCGGTGCGCTGCCACACGTTTATCAGCGAATCAACTTTTGGTTTGCCACTTTATCATTGGAAACCGCAAGCCGAAATTGTGCGCGAAATAAATGCCTGGTGGCAGCAATGTGCCGCCGATGGGAAAACAGCTTTGATTTATGGTTATGCCTTAGGCAAAGCCCAGCGTATCATGCAGGCTGTGGACGAAAGCATTGGTCCGATTTACGTACATGGTGCGGTGCACAGTATGAACGAAGCCCTGCGTGAAGGCGGGCTTGCTTTGCGTACACCCAGACAACTCACGGCCTCGGTAAGTAAAGCTGAGCTTCGCGGCGCGCTGGTTATTGCTCCGCCTTCGGGCGGCAATGAGGCCTGGCTGAACAGACTGCTGCCCTGCTCAACCGCAGGCGCATCGGGCTGGATGGGGCTGCGTGGCGCACGCCGGCGCATGGCCTACGACAGAGGCTTCGTGCTGAGCGACCATGCCGACTGGGCGCAGCTTAACACCGCAGTAGAAGCCTGCCAGTGCGAACGCGTAATTGTCACGCACGGCTATACCTCGGTATTTGCGCGCTGGCTGCAAGGCAAAGGACTCAAAGCCGAAGAAGCCAAAACCGAATACGCCGGCGAACTGGCCGAAACAGATGCGGCCGAAACTGTAACCACGGATACGAAACCCGAATGA